One segment of Chitinophagaceae bacterium DNA contains the following:
- a CDS encoding caspase family protein, producing the protein MQLKKTILIVIILYTFININKAFAQSTKPILRVNTTMHTASVNKVSVDGNGSIFLTVSDDKTAKLWDIKSGELLRTFRVPITEVGSEGQLYAGALNFDGTLVAVAGYTGYEWDKLNSVYIFNAENGNMIERLSGLPNVINDIKFSHNGLYLGVALAQDNGIRIYKNENSSFILFKNYTNYSNETYNLAFSHQGKLATVSADGYIRLYNDSINFISKAYLGNNPFSITFSPDGEKIAVGYKNQNIAPEVLDANTLGPLFRVMGGTGGSEFSIPVVSFSDDGKYLYGAGNYEQDINDSWWTLIRQWNSIDGTETGNYPAAQSSIMDIKTIPQNQILFVGSNPDIGIIDYLGNKSFYKTGEILNFTAKDRSHFKTNTSGSIVEYTAYAKETQVFSLEARRLEKNKETEPLHSFTDKSDVLIAENWKNTYSPSINEQTLLLQPNELSRSIDVKNDTVVLGTTWNIYCFNGKGEKLWQQQITSAAWVTKISPNGKIVIVGHGDGIIRWYNIADGKLLMSLYIHPENNKWVLWTPEGYFDTSGEVEEYIGWHVNQASHKEAMFYNASQFYEKFYTPNLGMRLLNNENIQGNNDVNINNFQLPPIVKITSPSSDTRGFQRKTFESETKEIQIVIEATDQGGGIDEIVLYQNEKLISSTARGFKANNTQETSQKKIFNATLINGINHFKASAFSTQRTEAQPFEITVNYKGTVANTDLYILAIGINQYKNPKWNLKYPVADATATVETIKNNAKEIFGKTEITILTDEESTKENIKKKLKKIQEKITEKDLFLFYYAGHGIMSEEEKAQFFLVMHDVTSPYKLEMLQELGVSALDLQNYAFEIKAQKQVWILDACQSGGAVADLLASRGTAEEKAIAQLARSTGIAVLAASSSDQEAQEFATLGHGLFTHCLLKALEGHADGSPKDGKVTIKEIGAFLDDQVPELSQKFKGQAQYPSTQPAKQDFPIGTVKIK; encoded by the coding sequence ATGCAGTTAAAAAAAACAATACTTATTGTAATAATACTTTATACTTTTATAAATATAAATAAAGCATTCGCCCAATCTACAAAACCAATTCTAAGAGTAAATACCACCATGCACACGGCATCTGTGAATAAAGTGAGCGTAGATGGAAATGGAAGTATATTTCTTACAGTATCCGATGACAAAACAGCAAAACTATGGGATATAAAAAGCGGAGAACTGCTCCGTACTTTTCGTGTTCCTATTACAGAAGTAGGAAGTGAAGGACAATTGTATGCAGGAGCATTAAATTTTGATGGAACCCTTGTAGCAGTAGCCGGATACACAGGATACGAATGGGATAAACTCAATTCTGTATATATTTTTAATGCAGAAAACGGAAATATGATAGAGAGATTGTCAGGATTACCAAATGTTATAAACGACATAAAATTTTCTCATAACGGACTTTATTTAGGGGTTGCTTTAGCACAAGATAATGGAATCAGGATTTATAAAAACGAAAACTCTTCTTTCATCCTTTTTAAAAATTATACAAACTATTCGAATGAAACATATAACCTTGCTTTTTCCCATCAAGGTAAGCTTGCCACTGTTTCTGCCGATGGTTATATCCGACTCTATAACGACAGTATAAACTTTATCTCAAAAGCATATTTGGGAAATAATCCATTTTCTATTACATTTTCTCCCGATGGAGAAAAAATAGCAGTAGGATATAAAAATCAAAATATTGCTCCAGAAGTATTAGATGCAAACACTTTAGGACCTCTCTTTAGAGTTATGGGAGGAACCGGTGGTAGCGAATTTAGTATCCCTGTCGTATCTTTTTCTGACGATGGAAAATATCTCTACGGAGCAGGAAACTATGAACAAGATATAAATGATTCTTGGTGGACGCTCATCCGACAATGGAACTCTATAGATGGAACAGAAACCGGAAATTACCCCGCCGCCCAAAGCTCTATTATGGATATAAAAACTATTCCCCAAAATCAAATTCTCTTTGTAGGCTCAAACCCAGATATAGGCATAATAGATTATTTAGGAAATAAATCTTTCTACAAAACAGGAGAAATACTCAACTTTACAGCAAAAGACAGAAGTCATTTTAAAACAAATACATCCGGTAGTATCGTAGAATATACAGCATATGCAAAAGAAACACAAGTTTTTTCATTAGAAGCAAGACGTCTAGAAAAAAATAAAGAAACAGAACCTCTCCACTCTTTCACAGATAAATCTGATGTTTTAATAGCAGAAAACTGGAAAAATACATATTCCCCATCCATAAACGAACAAACATTACTCTTACAACCTAATGAACTGTCACGTAGCATAGATGTAAAAAATGATACAGTAGTATTAGGAACAACATGGAATATATACTGTTTTAATGGAAAAGGAGAAAAACTTTGGCAACAACAAATAACCAGTGCCGCATGGGTAACCAAAATCAGCCCTAATGGAAAAATTGTAATAGTAGGACATGGAGACGGAATTATACGTTGGTATAACATAGCAGACGGAAAACTCTTAATGAGCTTATATATCCATCCCGAAAACAATAAATGGGTTCTTTGGACACCCGAAGGATATTTTGACACCTCAGGAGAAGTAGAAGAATACATCGGATGGCACGTAAATCAAGCATCGCATAAAGAAGCAATGTTTTACAACGCATCACAATTCTATGAAAAATTTTACACACCTAACCTTGGAATGCGATTGTTAAATAATGAAAATATCCAAGGAAATAACGACGTAAATATAAATAATTTTCAATTACCACCCATAGTCAAAATAACATCTCCTTCTTCCGATACAAGAGGATTTCAAAGAAAAACATTCGAATCCGAAACCAAAGAAATACAAATAGTCATAGAAGCCACTGACCAAGGTGGAGGAATAGATGAAATAGTACTGTATCAAAATGAAAAACTTATATCTAGCACTGCCCGAGGATTTAAAGCAAATAATACCCAAGAAACATCACAAAAAAAAATTTTTAATGCAACCCTTATTAATGGAATAAATCATTTTAAAGCAAGTGCTTTTAGCACCCAAAGAACAGAAGCACAACCCTTTGAAATAACCGTCAACTATAAAGGAACAGTCGCAAATACAGATCTTTATATATTAGCAATAGGCATAAACCAATATAAAAACCCAAAATGGAACCTCAAATACCCAGTAGCAGACGCTACAGCAACAGTAGAAACTATAAAAAATAATGCAAAAGAAATCTTCGGAAAAACAGAAATCACCATCCTTACAGATGAAGAATCTACAAAAGAAAATATAAAAAAAAAATTAAAAAAAATTCAAGAAAAAATAACCGAAAAAGATTTATTCCTCTTCTATTATGCAGGACATGGAATAATGAGTGAAGAAGAAAAAGCACAATTTTTTTTAGTAATGCACGATGTTACATCACCATATAAATTAGAGATGCTCCAAGAATTAGGAGTATCCGCCTTAGATCTACAAAATTACGCATTCGAAATAAAAGCCCAAAAACAAGTATGGATTTTAGATGCATGCCAAAGCGGAGGAGCAGTAGCCGATCTCTTAGCAAGCCGAGGTACTGCAGAAGAAAAAGCAATTGCCCAACTCGCAAGAAGCACAGGAATCGCAGTACTAGCCGCCAGCAGTAGTGACCAAGAAGCTCAAGAATTTGCTACACTCGGTCATGGACTTTTTACACACTGTTTATTGAAAGCATTAGAAGGACATGCCGATGGAAGTCCAAAAGACGGAAAAGTAACCATAAAAGAAATAGGAGCATTTTTAGACGACCAAGTACCAGAACTTTCCCAAAAATTCAAAGGACAAGCACAATACCCATCAACACAACCAGCAAAACAAGATTTTCCAATAGGAACCGTAAAAATAAAATAA
- a CDS encoding M28 family metallopeptidase: MFKRTFLVLFFYVVFVYVEAQQISGFSNETGSIQKQLEQKFDAQLSASNIGETIKLLSSEPHHVGSVGGKKVADIVLNRFKSWGWDAQLTAYEVLFPSPKTRIVEIVGGFKAALKEPPLKEDATSNQTDQLPTYNCWSADGNVTAELVFVNYGIPEDYEVLEKYGIDVRGKIVIVKYGRSWRGIKPKVAQEKGAIGCIIYSDPKDDGYTLGDVYPKGAYKNEYGVQRGSVMDMPIYPGDPLTPFIASTKDAKRIDRKDAPNLLKIPVIPISYGDAQPLLESLEGAVAPLEWAGALPITYHLGPSKKLIHLQLEFNWQTKTAYNVIAKIPGSTYPDQWVIRGNHHDAWVNGANDPISGLAALMEEAKAIGTLVKTGWKPKRTLIYCAWDAEEPGLIGSTEWVEEHKLELQEKAVVYINSDGNGRGFLHAAGSHALENTVSEVSKDIKDPQTGGTVFERSIARSSALASNTKTKKEIFSQKTLRIGALGSGSDYSPFIQHACIPSIDLGYGGENSGGEYHSIYDSYDHYARFKDPKFEYGLALSQTAGHIALRIAQADHLPFDFKSLHRTVKEYLAELVSLCDQTRENTLIENELIAAKVYELAADPTKKLQYPTPKTEVPYLDFSPLQNALHNLYVVANKFSERKASFSPQKIEEINAKIYKSEQQLLLENGLPRRSWYRHSLYAPGFYTGYGVKTLPGIREALEQRNWKEAQEQIAAATQSIRKLSDFLENLSQ, encoded by the coding sequence ATGTTTAAAAGAACCTTTTTAGTATTATTTTTTTATGTTGTCTTCGTATATGTAGAAGCACAACAAATAAGCGGTTTTTCAAATGAAACCGGTTCTATACAAAAACAATTAGAACAAAAATTTGACGCACAACTGAGCGCATCAAATATTGGAGAAACTATCAAACTTCTTTCCTCAGAACCACATCATGTCGGTTCGGTAGGAGGAAAAAAAGTAGCCGATATAGTTCTCAATAGATTTAAAAGCTGGGGATGGGATGCCCAATTAACTGCTTATGAAGTATTATTTCCAAGCCCAAAAACCAGAATTGTAGAAATAGTAGGAGGATTTAAAGCAGCTTTAAAAGAACCTCCACTGAAAGAAGACGCTACTTCTAATCAAACAGACCAGCTTCCTACCTATAACTGTTGGAGTGCCGATGGAAATGTAACAGCAGAATTAGTATTTGTAAATTATGGAATACCCGAAGATTATGAAGTATTAGAAAAATATGGAATAGATGTCCGAGGAAAAATAGTCATTGTAAAATATGGACGCAGTTGGAGAGGTATTAAACCAAAAGTAGCACAAGAAAAAGGAGCAATAGGATGTATTATTTATTCTGACCCTAAAGACGATGGTTATACATTAGGTGATGTCTATCCAAAAGGAGCATATAAAAATGAATATGGAGTTCAAAGAGGATCTGTAATGGATATGCCTATATACCCAGGAGACCCGCTTACTCCTTTCATTGCTTCTACCAAAGATGCAAAAAGAATTGATAGAAAAGATGCCCCAAATCTTTTAAAAATCCCGGTTATCCCCATAAGCTATGGAGATGCACAACCACTTTTAGAAAGTTTAGAAGGAGCAGTAGCACCATTGGAATGGGCAGGCGCTTTACCGATTACTTACCATTTAGGACCCAGTAAAAAATTAATCCATTTACAATTAGAATTTAATTGGCAAACAAAAACAGCATATAATGTAATAGCAAAAATACCCGGCTCTACTTATCCCGACCAATGGGTAATAAGAGGAAATCATCATGATGCATGGGTAAACGGTGCTAATGACCCTATAAGCGGATTAGCAGCATTAATGGAAGAAGCAAAAGCAATAGGTACCTTAGTAAAAACAGGATGGAAACCAAAAAGAACCCTCATATACTGTGCTTGGGATGCAGAAGAACCAGGACTCATAGGATCCACAGAATGGGTAGAAGAACATAAATTAGAACTGCAAGAAAAAGCAGTAGTATATATAAACTCTGATGGCAATGGAAGAGGCTTTTTACATGCCGCTGGCTCACACGCATTAGAAAATACTGTTTCCGAAGTATCCAAAGATATAAAAGACCCCCAAACAGGAGGCACTGTTTTTGAAAGAAGTATAGCTCGTTCATCCGCTCTTGCATCAAACACAAAAACAAAAAAAGAAATTTTTTCTCAAAAAACACTCCGTATCGGAGCATTAGGTTCGGGTTCTGACTACTCACCTTTCATCCAACACGCATGTATACCATCTATTGATTTAGGATACGGAGGGGAAAATTCAGGAGGAGAATACCACTCCATTTACGATTCTTATGACCATTATGCTCGTTTTAAAGACCCAAAGTTTGAATACGGACTTGCTTTATCTCAAACAGCAGGGCATATTGCTCTCCGAATTGCACAAGCAGATCATCTCCCTTTTGATTTCAAAAGTTTACACAGAACAGTAAAAGAATATCTCGCAGAACTCGTATCTCTTTGTGACCAAACGAGAGAAAATACTCTCATAGAAAATGAACTCATCGCAGCAAAGGTCTACGAACTTGCAGCAGACCCTACTAAAAAATTACAATACCCTACCCCAAAAACAGAAGTTCCTTATCTTGATTTTTCCCCTCTTCAAAATGCCTTACATAACTTATATGTAGTAGCAAACAAATTTTCTGAACGAAAAGCATCTTTCTCACCACAAAAAATAGAAGAAATAAATGCAAAAATATATAAATCCGAACAACAATTACTTTTAGAAAATGGACTACCACGCAGAAGTTGGTATAGACACTCTCTCTATGCACCAGGGTTTTATACGGGATACGGAGTAAAAACACTCCCCGGTATAAGAGAAGCATTAGAACAAAGAAATTGGAAAGAAGCACAAGAACAAATTGCAGCAGCAACACAATCTATTCGTAAGTTATCAGATTTTTTAGAAAATTTATCACAATAA